ATCCTGGTCCCCAGACGGCAAGAAGCTGGCTTCAGGCTGCAAGAATGGCCAGGTAGATGGGGGTCAGGGTAATTAGGCAGGGATTCTGGGGCTCCCTTCCTGCAGGATGGGTCAGAATCAGGTTCTGGGGTCTTCAGGGAGGGATGAGTGGGGGCGATGGCCGGGGGACCCTTGGTGGGAccaggggaagggtggggagggttATTTTCGATGAGCTGCTGTCCTTCAGATTCTCCTATGGGACCCAAGCACAGGGAAGCAAGTGGGCAGGACCCTTGCCGGCCACAGCAAGTGGATCACAGCCCTGAGCTGGGAGCCCCTCCATGCGTGAGTGACACTGACAGCTGGGTGAATGAGGAGCCAGGGCTTCAAAGCCGTAGCCCTCCCCTGCTTGGTGCAGAGGAGTCTTATGTGAGGGGAGACAAGGTAGACAGTCTGACCGGCAGTGACAGCATGGCAGGCAGTGGGGAAGGTCTTCTGCACCTGTGTtgcgcgggcggggcggggggagggcggTGGTGCTCATCACGGGGCCTGAGAGCCACCTTGCAGTGCAGCCAGATCTTGGGGTCAGGAAGCTGTCGAGACATTATCCCTGGTCTTCGCGCTGGGGATCGGGAGGCAGTGTTGGAAGACAGGCGTTGCCAGGTCAGAAGTGAGGGCACATCTCCCTTTCTTTCCAGCAACCCCGAGTGCCGCTACGTGGCCAGCAGCTCCAAGGACGGCAGCGTGCGGGTCTGGGACACGGCTGTGGGCCGCTGTGAGCGCATCCTCACCGGGCACACGCAGTCAGTCACCTGTCTCCGGTGGGGAGGGGACGGGCTTCTCTACTCCGCCTCCCAGGACCGCACCATCAAAGTCTGGAGGGCTCATGATGTAAGAGCTGGGAGAGGCCCGGAACCAGCCTGGGGAAATCTTGGGCCAGGGAGGTTGACCAGTGTTTCCTGGGTGGTTGGGGAAGTGCTTCGGGAACGGGGGTCCTATGGTTTGGTGCTGCATTATAACGGAGGTTCCAGGACCCCTTAGCATGGTCAGGCTCTGGAAATTTCCTGCTGTAGGAAGCCTATTTAGGCTTATCGAACCTGCCGTatcccaaacttatttgactaGAGCCCTTTTTTGTGACATTTCCCTTCTGTGAAACATATTTCCAGAAACAGTGCTCTGGGCCGGtacccttattttacaaatgaggagagaCTTGAGCCCAGAGGGGTGATTTGATTCAGATCACAGTGAATGAGGGCCCTGCTTCGGAGTCCCACAGTGCCCATCTTCTGGGGCTGATCTGGGGGTGCGCGTTCCCAGGGGTGGagtgctctgtgtgtgtctgaCCTGCCTCCCTTCGCCCTAGGGCGTGCTGTGCCGGACTCTGCAAGGCCATGGCCACTGGGTGAACACCATGGCCCTCAGCACCGACTACGCCCTGCGCACGGGGGCCTTTGACCCAGTCGAGGCCTCAGTTAATGCCCAAGACCTCCGAGGGTCCTGTGAGTgagcgggaggaggaggggaaggagccagTTCTCAAGCTTAACATGCGAGAGGCAGACCTAGGCTGTGGGGGGGTACTTGCTCTTTGTGTTGGATTTTCTCATCAGCCTTGTTCCTTCTCTCCTTCGATACCTGGACACAGTGCAGGAGTTAAAGGAGAGAGCCCTGAGCCGCTACAACCTCATGCGGGTGAGTATCTGCCAGCACCGCCAGCTCTACACACTTCTTCTCCTCGTCCCCAAGATACTGCAGACGCTCAGGCTCTTCTCCCTTCTAGCCCCAGCTCAGAACGTACCTCTTCCGGAAAGTTGTTCCTGATAATCCTAGTTTACAATCCTAAAAACCATAATGTGCTGGggatcattttatttcattttgttttgttatctGTTTATTTGCATTCCTCAGGTacctctctttttaaattttatgtagttTCAGTAACACATTCACATGGTCTAAgggtcaaagaaaacaaaaaggggaattccctggtagtccagtggttaggactcggcgctctcactgccaagggcccggggttcgatccctggtcggggaactaagatcctgcatgctgcatggcgtggccaaaaaaataaaaaaaattttttttaatgcaaagaaCACAAAGCAGTAGGGGCCGTTTTAGATGGTGGAAAGTCTCTCATCTCTGTTGCACCTTCATCCGTGCTTTCTGGAAGCATCCAGTGCTACCAGTGTCTCGTGTCTCCTTCCAGAGAcgtcatatatacacatacacgtaTACGTGTACACTACACACAGTACAGATACTCACACGTATACAAGCCCACATGTAAAATCCTTCCCCTTTTTAACACACCACTCTGTACCTTGCTTCTTCATGTAATTCTACGTCAGAGAAATGGTCCCGTCCCGTGTGCGTGAAGTTTCCCTTCGGGGGAAGTAACCAGCCTCCTTTCTCCAGTCCTGGACTCTGTGCTGGTGTTGAGCAGTCAGTGGTGTGTTCGCTACCGAGGTCGGGCTCTCCTCTCTGAGACCATGTGTGCTTTGTGCCTccccagggccagggcccagAGAGGCTGGTGTCTGGCTCAGACGACTTCACCCTGTTCCTGTGGTCCCCGGCGGAGGACAAGAAGCCCCTGGCACGGATGACGGGGCACCAGGCCCTCATCAACCAGGTGCTCTTCTCCGCGGACTCGCGCATCATCGCCAGCGCCTCCTTTGACAAGTCCATCAAGCTGTGGGATGGCAGGACGGGCAAGTGAGTGGCgggcgtggggaggggaggagcgaCGCTCTTCCTCCGGAACGAGCTTGGCTCTGCCGCTTCCCAGCTTTGTGGCCCTGGCAAGTGTTTGGATTTTCTGAGCCTCTTGTTGCCTCTTCTGAATGTGCAGACCCCCTACCTCTCTGCTttgttacaaggattaaatgaggtggtCTGTTCAGCACCATCACTCAGTGGGCGCCGAAAATGCTAGTTTCTTTCATATCTAGGGAGAGAAATGATCTTAAAGCTggccaagggaattccctggcggtccagtggttaggattctgtgctctcactgccagggattcggtccctggtcggggagctaagatcctggaAGCCgtacggcatggccaaaaaaaaaaaaaaaaaaaaatgctggccaAGGGCCAGGGATGCAGCACAAGTGTAGGTTTGTGGTCCAGTCTTTATCTGGCCCTCCTCAAAGTGAGGCAgtgcatcacctgggagcttgatgGAAATGCAGAACCTTGGGCCCCATGCCAGACCTTGGGGATCAGATGACCTGCATTTTAAGGTCACCTTTcaagtctgagaagcactggtATGACGAGGCACAGTGCCCTTGCAGCTAGTTAGGAGGAGAGGCAGAGGCGTAGGCGAGAAAAGGAGCAAGGAAGCCCTTGTTGAGGCCAAAGGGGCACCTACGTGTCAGTCTCTGTGTATTTTCACACCACAGCCCTGTGAAATATATCATtcagtttcttttgtttcttttttttttttttttggctgcgttgggtcttcgttgctgcacgcaggctttctctagttgcggcgagcgggggctactc
This is a stretch of genomic DNA from Eschrichtius robustus isolate mEscRob2 chromosome 20, mEscRob2.pri, whole genome shotgun sequence. It encodes these proteins:
- the NLE1 gene encoding notchless protein homolog 1 isoform X3 → MASNPECRYVASSSKDGSVRVWDTAVGRCERILTGHTQSVTCLRWGGDGLLYSASQDRTIKVWRAHDGVLCRTLQGHGHWVNTMALSTDYALRTGAFDPVEASVNAQDLRGSLQELKERALSRYNLMRGQGPERLVSGSDDFTLFLWSPAEDKKPLARMTGHQALINQVLFSADSRIIASASFDKSIKLWDGRTGKYLASLRGHVAAVYQIAWSADSRLLVSGSSDSTLKVWDVKAQKLVTDLPGHADEVYAVDWSPDGQRVASGGKDKCLRIWRR